In one Micromonospora polyrhachis genomic region, the following are encoded:
- a CDS encoding heat shock protein transcriptional repressor HspR, with translation MISVAARMAGMHPQTLRQYDRMGLVQAGRAAGGGRRYSVRDVVLLREVQRLSQDDGVNLAGIKRIISLEQLLGEMQQRIAQLEVELMAAVRRAAELEAISAFPRRDLVPTSRVSTALVVWQPKRKAGEG, from the coding sequence ATGATCTCGGTTGCCGCCCGGATGGCGGGCATGCACCCGCAGACGCTGCGCCAGTACGACCGCATGGGGCTGGTCCAGGCCGGCCGGGCGGCTGGGGGTGGGCGTCGCTACAGCGTGCGGGACGTGGTGTTGCTGCGTGAGGTGCAGCGGCTCAGCCAGGACGACGGGGTCAACCTGGCCGGCATCAAGCGGATCATCAGCTTGGAGCAGTTGCTGGGGGAGATGCAACAGCGGATCGCGCAGCTTGAGGTGGAGCTGATGGCTGCGGTCCGCCGGGCCGCCGAGTTGGAGGCGATCTCCGCGTTCCCGCGCCGGGATCTCGTACCGACGAGTCGGGTTTCCACCGCCCTGGTGGTCTGGCAGCCAAAGCGGAAGGCCGGCGAGGGCTGA
- a CDS encoding S66 peptidase family protein → MSHPRGRPDPAPEPGRAAISRRSMLRAGTAVTGSALLAGAVAETPVHAAPRTVAGAVRPPALRPGDRVRVVSPGSTPDPVNMARGIEILRGWGLQVELAPHVYTKYGYLAGTDAERIADLNAALNDPGVRGVFAARGGYGTQRIVDRIDASKLRRDPRVVVGFSDITSIHGKLWRDAGLVTFYGPMVNWTDSRTGPESAEALRRAVMTTNPITITRDPAETTASVLVPGRASGRLLGGCLTLISTSLGAKDSPDFDGALLFFEDTNEVPSSIDMMLTELRRLGIMSRVAGVVVGQITDSVGEPDEWDAVAVLKDRLYDLGVPVLGGLPLGHGNGQLTIPLGTHATIDAQAGTLTVTPGVRPR, encoded by the coding sequence GTGTCGCACCCACGAGGAAGACCTGATCCTGCCCCGGAGCCGGGCCGAGCCGCGATTTCCCGGCGGAGCATGCTGCGGGCCGGCACGGCGGTCACCGGCAGTGCGCTACTGGCCGGCGCGGTCGCCGAGACACCCGTACATGCGGCACCACGTACCGTCGCGGGGGCGGTACGCCCGCCGGCACTACGCCCAGGGGACCGGGTACGGGTCGTCTCCCCCGGCAGCACGCCCGATCCCGTCAACATGGCCCGAGGCATCGAGATACTGCGCGGTTGGGGCCTACAGGTGGAACTGGCACCCCACGTCTACACGAAGTACGGATATCTGGCCGGCACCGATGCAGAGCGGATCGCGGATCTCAATGCCGCCCTCAACGACCCCGGAGTTCGTGGCGTGTTCGCAGCGCGGGGCGGCTACGGCACCCAACGGATCGTCGACCGGATCGATGCGTCCAAGCTCCGCCGTGACCCTCGTGTCGTCGTGGGATTCAGCGACATCACCAGCATTCACGGCAAGCTGTGGCGCGATGCCGGGCTGGTCACCTTCTATGGGCCGATGGTCAACTGGACCGACAGCCGTACCGGTCCCGAGTCGGCCGAGGCGCTACGCCGGGCGGTGATGACGACCAATCCGATCACCATCACCCGGGATCCGGCGGAAACCACCGCGTCCGTCCTGGTGCCAGGTCGGGCGAGTGGCCGATTGCTGGGCGGCTGCCTGACCCTGATCTCGACTTCGTTGGGCGCCAAGGACAGCCCCGACTTCGATGGCGCCCTGTTGTTCTTCGAGGATACGAACGAGGTGCCCTCCAGCATCGACATGATGCTCACCGAGCTTCGTCGGCTGGGCATCATGTCGAGGGTTGCCGGCGTGGTCGTCGGCCAGATCACCGACAGTGTCGGTGAGCCTGACGAGTGGGACGCGGTGGCCGTGCTCAAGGACCGCCTCTACGACCTGGGCGTACCCGTCTTGGGGGGACTTCCCCTCGGGCACGGCAACGGGCAGCTCACCATCCCACTCGGTACGCACGCGACCATCGACGCGCAGGCGGGGACGTTGACCGTGACCCCGGGAGTCAGACCCCGTTGA
- the grpE gene encoding nucleotide exchange factor GrpE gives MDPTGGKSEPVAGGKSEGGKTEPVAGNPEPAGNPEPADNPEPADTPESAGSKTKPAGPAASADAGVTDAEAEAIEGELVEDDAVNADEVRADAVDAAEAAEADELSSTSATSPVLDELVEEAEVEAEVGDAKARVPKIEQPKGVDGPVVDAPAKAADGPGPLGAELEALRADLDERTRDLQRVTAEYANYRRRVERDRALTAEQTTGTVLATLLPVLDDLDRAREHGDLVGPFGSVAEQLTTALTKFGLTAFGEKGDPFDPTRHEAVAHLTSAEVTEPTCVDVMRRGYLLGDRLLRAALVAVADPE, from the coding sequence ATCGACCCAACCGGTGGCAAGAGCGAACCAGTGGCCGGTGGCAAGAGCGAGGGTGGCAAGACCGAGCCGGTCGCCGGCAACCCGGAACCTGCCGGCAACCCGGAACCTGCCGACAACCCGGAACCTGCCGACACCCCGGAGTCCGCCGGCAGCAAGACGAAGCCAGCGGGTCCGGCCGCGTCAGCCGATGCCGGGGTGACCGACGCCGAGGCGGAGGCCATCGAGGGAGAGCTGGTCGAGGACGATGCGGTGAACGCCGACGAGGTCCGGGCCGATGCGGTGGACGCGGCCGAGGCGGCCGAAGCCGACGAACTGTCCTCGACGTCGGCGACCAGCCCGGTCCTCGACGAACTGGTCGAGGAAGCCGAGGTCGAGGCCGAGGTGGGGGACGCCAAGGCCCGGGTGCCCAAGATCGAGCAGCCCAAGGGCGTCGACGGGCCGGTGGTGGACGCTCCGGCGAAGGCGGCGGACGGGCCCGGCCCGCTCGGTGCCGAGCTGGAGGCGCTCCGCGCCGACCTCGACGAACGGACCCGTGACCTGCAGCGGGTGACGGCGGAGTACGCCAACTACCGCAGGCGGGTCGAGCGAGACCGTGCCCTGACGGCCGAGCAGACCACCGGTACGGTGCTGGCCACGCTGCTGCCCGTACTGGACGATCTGGATCGGGCCCGGGAACATGGCGACCTGGTCGGGCCGTTCGGCTCGGTGGCCGAGCAGCTCACCACGGCGCTGACCAAGTTCGGGCTGACCGCCTTCGGCGAGAAGGGCGACCCGTTCGACCCGACCCGGCACGAGGCGGTCGCGCACCTGACCTCGGCCGAGGTCACCGAGCCGACCTGCGTCGACGTGATGCGTCGGGGCTATCTGCTCGGTGATCGGCTTCTGCGGGCCGCGCTGGTAGCTGTTGCTGATCCTGAATAG
- the dnaJ gene encoding molecular chaperone DnaJ, which produces MSSKDWLEKDFYAVLGVDKAASSDEIKKTYRKVARESHPDRNPGNTQAEERFKAASEAYDVLSDDRKRREYDEMRSLFGSGAFRRNARAGGPGGFPFDPSDLFGGMGGQQPGAGARFGGGAGFSDLFGSIFSGGGGAAGRRGPTRGRDVEAEVVLDFSDAVHGVTLPLTLRAPGVCETCHGNGAKPGSQPRACPQCHGAGVVTRDQGSFSFSEPCRECQGVGTIVDEKCPECRGSGGVTKTRTLNVRFPAGVADGQRIRLAGRGEPGDRGGPAGDLFVLVKVRADDLFGRSGDNLTLTVPITFAEAALGTDLRVPTLDGAVTLRVPAGTPSGRTLRARGKGVVRRDGQAGDLLVTVEIMVPTDLSDEARKALETFADHTPSAGREQIEARVRRSS; this is translated from the coding sequence TTGAGTTCCAAGGACTGGCTGGAGAAGGACTTCTACGCCGTACTGGGTGTGGACAAGGCCGCCTCCTCCGATGAGATCAAGAAGACGTACCGGAAGGTGGCCCGGGAGTCGCACCCGGACCGCAACCCGGGGAACACCCAGGCCGAGGAGCGGTTCAAGGCCGCCTCCGAGGCGTACGACGTCCTTTCCGACGATCGCAAACGCCGCGAGTACGACGAGATGCGCTCACTGTTCGGCTCCGGCGCGTTCCGCCGTAACGCCCGAGCCGGTGGTCCGGGTGGCTTCCCGTTCGACCCTTCCGACCTGTTCGGCGGCATGGGCGGCCAGCAGCCGGGGGCTGGTGCCCGGTTCGGTGGCGGGGCGGGCTTCTCCGACCTGTTCGGATCCATCTTCTCGGGCGGTGGCGGTGCCGCAGGCCGGCGCGGTCCGACCCGGGGACGGGACGTCGAGGCCGAGGTGGTGCTCGACTTCAGTGACGCCGTACACGGGGTGACGCTGCCGTTGACGCTGCGCGCGCCGGGAGTATGCGAGACCTGTCACGGCAACGGCGCGAAGCCGGGAAGCCAGCCGAGGGCCTGTCCCCAGTGTCATGGTGCCGGCGTGGTCACCCGTGACCAGGGCTCGTTCAGCTTCTCCGAGCCGTGCCGGGAGTGCCAGGGCGTCGGCACGATCGTCGACGAGAAGTGCCCGGAGTGCCGGGGCAGCGGCGGGGTGACCAAGACCCGCACGCTCAACGTCCGGTTTCCGGCCGGCGTCGCCGACGGCCAGCGGATCCGGCTCGCCGGTCGCGGTGAGCCGGGTGACCGGGGTGGCCCGGCCGGTGACCTCTTCGTCCTGGTCAAGGTCCGGGCTGATGATCTGTTCGGCCGCAGTGGGGACAACCTGACCCTGACCGTGCCGATCACCTTCGCCGAGGCGGCGCTCGGCACCGATCTGCGGGTGCCGACCCTGGACGGCGCGGTGACCCTGCGGGTGCCGGCGGGAACGCCGAGCGGTCGTACGCTGCGGGCCCGGGGCAAGGGCGTGGTCCGCCGGGATGGTCAGGCGGGTGATCTGCTGGTCACCGTCGAGATCATGGTGCCCACCGACCTCTCCGACGAGGCCCGCAAGGCGCTGGAGACGTTCGCCGACCACACCCCGTCCGCGGGACGGGAACAAATCGAAGCCCGAGTACGTCGTTCCAGTTGA